A genome region from Hevea brasiliensis isolate MT/VB/25A 57/8 chromosome 9, ASM3005281v1, whole genome shotgun sequence includes the following:
- the LOC110649440 gene encoding subtilisin-like protease 4 has translation MPALSLNSLAIYIALASNYEDKNNLAFLLFYFMRKSNCSLQMAATPFLFLIFLFNFYLEIAHAAEYTAEITEKNYLQTYIVHVSKPEGITFSQTDDLEKWHKSFLPFSIASSEKQQQRILYSYQNIISGFAARLTQEEVKAMEEIDAFVSARPERKIRLLTTHSPSFLGLHQQMGFWKESNFGKGVIIGVLDGGIFPSHPSFSDKGMPPPPAKWKGRCDFNASECNNKLIGARSFNLAAKAMKAVADEPPIDVDGHGTHTASTAAGGFVDNADTLGNAKGTAVGMAPYAHLAIYKVCFGDPNDDCPESDILAGLDTAVQDGVDVLSLSLGDVSVPFFQDNIAIGSFAAVQKGIFVSCAAGNSGPFNATLSNEAPWILTVGASNIDRRIAATAKLGNGEELDGESVFQPSNFPKTLLPLVYAGMNGKPKSALCGKGALEDMDVKDKVVLCERGGGIARIAKGEEVKNAGGAAMILMNDETSGFSTIADPHVLPATHVSFAAGLKIKAYINSTKTPTATILFKGTVIGDPLSPAVTSFSSRGPSLASPGILKPDIIGPGVSILAAWPFPLDNNTDTKSTFNIMSGTSMACPHLSGIAALLKSSHPDWSPAAIKSAIMTTADILNMEGKSIVDETRQPADIFATGAGHVNPSRANDPGLIYDIQPDDYVPYLCGLGYKDEQVSIIAHRPIKCSEKPSIPEGELNYPSFSVTLGPSQTFTRTVTNVGYANSVYVPIIVPPPGVEVSVKPPKLYFSQVNQKATYSVAFSPIGNGGKTSKFAQGYISWVSAKHFVRSPISVRFE, from the coding sequence ATGCCGGCCCTCTCTCTTAACTCTCTTGCTATATATATAGCTCTCGCCAGCAACTACGAAGACAAAAACAACTTGGCATTTTTACTCTTCTACTTCATGAGGAAGAGTAATTGTTCATTACAAATGGCTGCCACTCCTTttctctttctcattttcttGTTCAACTTCTATCTTGAGATTGCTCATGCAGCTGAATACACTGCTGAAATAACTGAAAAGAACTACTTACAAACTTACATTGTCCATGTCAGCAAACCAGAAGGAATAACTTTTTCCCAGACAGATGATCTGGAGAAGTGGCACAAGTCATTTTTACCATTTAGCATAGCAAGCTCTGAGAAGCAGCAGCAACGTATTCTTTACTCGTACCAGAATATAATCAGTGGTTTTGCGGCAAGACTGACACAGGAGGAAGTGAaggccatggaagaaattgatgcCTTTGTGTCAGCACGTCCTGAAAGGAAAATACGTTTACTGACAACACACTCTCCCAGCTTCTTGGGTTTGCACCAGCAAATGGGATTCTGGAAAGAATCAAATTTTGGCAAGGGAGTGATCATTGGAGTACTAGATGGCGGCATTTTCCCCAGCCATCCTTCATTCAGTGATAAAGGAATGCCGCCACCGCCAGCCAAATGGAAAGGGAGATGTGACTTTAATGCATCAGAGTGTAACAACAAACTAATTGGTGCAAGGTCTTTCAATCTTGCAGCTAAGGCCATGAAGGCAGTGGCTGATGAACCACCAATTGATGTTGATGGCCATGGGACTCACACAGCAAGCACAGCTGCTGGTGGCTTTGTAGACAATGCTGACACATTAGGAAATGCCAAAGGCACAGCAGTAGGAATGGCACCTTACGCTCATCTAGCGATTTACAAAGTGTGCTTTGGAGACCCTAACGATGATTGTCCCGAAAGTGATATATTAGCTGGGCTCGATACAGCAGTACAGGATGGTGTTGATGTGCTTTCACTCTCCCTTGGTGATGTATCAGTGCCATTTTTTCAAGACAACATAGCAATAGGCTCGTTTGCAGCAGTTCAGAAAGGAATATTTGTAAGCTGTGCAGCTGGAAATTCTGGCCCTTTCAACGCCACATTATCCAATGAAGCCCCTTGGATTCTCACAGTCGGAGCAAGCAACATAGATAGAAGAATTGCTGCCACAGCAAAACTTGGAAATGGCGAAGAATTAGATGGTGAATCTGTTTTCCAACCTAGCAACTTTCCTAAGACACTATTACCCCTTGTTTATGCTGGCATGAATGGAAAACCAAAGTCAGCATTGTGTGGTAAGGGAGCACTGGAAGATATGGATGTGAAAGACAAAGTAGTCTTGTGTGAAAGAGGAGGAGGAATAGCCAGAATTGCTAAAGGAGAGGAAGTGAAAAATGCTGGGGGTGCCGCTATGATTCTGATGAACGATGAGACTAGTGGCTTCAGCACCATAGCTGATCCTCATGTCCTTCCTGCAACACATGTCAGCTTTGCTGCAGGGCTGAAGATCAAAGCATATATAAATTCAACTAAGACACCAACAGCAACAATCTTATTCAAAGGAACTGTCATTGGAGACCCATTGTCTCCAGCTGTTACTTCATTCTCATCGAGAGGCCCCAGCTTGGCAAGTCCAGGCATTCTGAAACCTGATATTATTGGGCCTGGTGTAAGCATTCTAGCCGCGTGGCCTTTCCCCCTTGACAATAATACAGACACAAAATCAACCTTCAACATAATGTCTGGAACTTCAATGGCATGCCCTCATCTTAGTGGTATTGCAGCCTTGCTCAAGAGCTCCCATCCTGATTGGTCACCAGCGGCCATTAAATCTGCCATAATGACTACCGCCGATATCCTAAACATGGAAGGTAAATCCATTGTTGATGAAACGCGCCAACCAGCTGATATCTTCGCCACTGGTGCAGGCCACGTGAATCCATCAAGAGCAAATGACCCAGGTTTAATTTATGACATCCAGCCAGATGATTATGTACCTTACTTGTGTGGCTTGGGCTACAAAGATGAGCAGGTCAGCATAATTGCGCATAGACCAATAAAATGCTCAGAGAAACCGAGCATACCTGAAGGGGAACTGAACTATCCTTCATTTTCAGTCACACTGGGACCTTCACAGACATTCACAAGGACTGTGACAAATGTAGGTTATGCAAATTCAGTTTATGTGCCAATTATTGTTCCCCCGCCAGGAGTTGAGGTGAGCGTCAAGCCCCCTAAACTTTACTTCTCACAGGTGAACCAGAAGGCAACATACTCGGTGGCATTCAGTCCTATTGGGAATGGTGGCAAAACAAGTAAATTTGCTCAAGGATATATATCATGGGTTTCTGCCAAGCACTTTGTCAGGAGTCCAATCTCGGTGAGGTTCGAGTGA